AAAGCAATGGGCTGGGTGGTGGGTGGTCGGTGGGCCCACCTAGGGCTCCTATGATTGAGGGACCTCAGCCAGGCCATGCATACTCCAGAGCCAGGGCCCCACTGGCCCTCCTTGCCTGGCCCCCGTGTTGGGATGGGAGGGCTTGACCACACAGGGCCAGCAGAGTGACCACAGGACGTGTGCCAGATGGCTGTGGCGTCTCCACAGGCTCCATGTGCCCCCTGGGTGCAGCACTGAACTCAACCACTGTGGCTACCAGTTTGTGCAGCGGGTGTTTGAGAAACATGACAAGGTAAGTGCTGCGATGCCACCACCCTCACCAGCCACCCACCACTGTCTCCCTGTCACCCATCGTGACTTTGTGCCTGCAGGACCGGGATGGTGCCCTTTCACCTGTGGAGCTACAGAGCCTCTACAGTGTATTCCCCATGGCCCCCTGGGTCCCTGAGCTCCCACATACTGTCCGTACGGAGGCTGGCCGGCTGCCCTTGCATGGGTACCTCTGCCAGTGGACGTAAGCATACCCCACACCTCCCTCCCACGCCCGTCATCCTCGCCACCCTCCACATTGtgcatcctccccctccccagcctggtgACCTACCTGGATGTCCAGAGCTGTCTGGCACACCTTGGCTACCTGGGCTACCCCACCCTCTGTGAGCAGGACTCCCAGGCTCAGGCCATCACAGGTGGGCACTCACCCTCACAGGCCTTGGGTTACCACCCCTTCTTGAAGACGCCTCACCTCAGTTCATTCTTACAGTCACCCGGAGGAAGAGGCTAGACCAGGAGAAGGGGCAGACGCAGCGCAGTGTCCTCATGTGCAAGGTGCTGGGCGCCCGAGGTGTGGGCAAGTCTGCCTTCTTGCAAGCCTTTCTTGGCCACAGCCTGAGTGTGAGCATCTACAGAGCCCCAGCCTCAGCCTGGGGATGTGAGGAGGGAGCAGGGGGGCTCTGTGGGCACGGGGGGGACATGGTGAGGGAGCAGGGGGCTCTGTGGTCATGGGGAGAcaggaggagggagcagggggcTCTGTGAGCACAGGGGGACCTGAGGGAGCACAGGGGCTCTGTGGGCACAGGGGGATGTGAGGAGGGAACGGGGGGCGCTGGgcacggggggggagggggacatgagggagcACTGGGGCTTGGCATAGGGGGACATGAGGAGGGAGCATGGGGCTTTGtgggcacgggggagggggggaaatgaggcagGAGCAGGGGGGCTCTGTGGGCATGGCAGGACatgaggaggaagaacagggGCTCTGTGGGCATGGGGGTTCTTGAGAGAGCATAGCAGGACCGTCTTCCTCCTTGGTGTTAGGAAGCCAGTGAGTTCTCTGCAGAGCCTCCAGTCCATGTCATTGACACAGTGCAGGTCAACGGGCAGGAGAAGTACCTGATTGTGAGTACTGGAGGTCCATACCCCTGTTCCCAGAGGGCAGACTTTGGGTACCCCATGCTCTCATGCCCCAACAGGGTGGCCCTTGGGGGGGCTCTGCTCCTGGGCATGCCCCTGAGACCACCATGTGTTGCAGCTCTGTGAAGTGAGTACAGACAGCTTGCTGGCCACCTCTCTGGACACCACCTGTGATGTTGCCTGCTTGATGTTTGATGGCAGTGACCTCAGGTCCTTTGCACACTGTGCCACTGTCTACAAGGCaaggcagggcctgggccacGGGGGAGCCCAGCTGTGGTCATTCTGAGGAGCTGGGTCCTCATGCTCCTCTGTCCCGGCAGCACCATTACATGGATGGCCAGACGCCCTGCCTCTTCGTCTCCTCCAAGGCTGACTTGCCTGAAGGTGTTGCCCCACCAGGCCTGTCCCCAGCTGAGTTCTGCCGCAGGCATCggctgcctcctcctgccctgtTTTCCTGCGCTGGTCCAGCCCAACCCAGCACTGACATCTTCACCAGGCTAGCCACCATGGCCACCTTCCCGTGGGTACCACACCACAACCATGGGCAAGGGTGTGGTCTGCCCACATGGGAGGGCGGTCAGGCAGTGCCTGCCATTGGGTGTGCCAGGGTCAGGATGAACTGGGGCAGCAGGAGGGCTACTTGGCCCAGAAAGTTGGGTACCACCCTGTAGTCTGGCCCAGAAAGCTGGGCACCCCTCTGTAGCCTGGCTTAGGTACTGTGGAGGGGCGTGCATATTCAGACACACACCCTAAGCACCCCTGTCCCCCACAGGCACCTGGTCCACACGGAGTTGCACCCCGCCCCCTTCTGGCTCAAGGGGGTGCTGGTGGCCGTTGGGGCTGCAGTGGCCACGGTCTTCAGCATCTCACTGTACAGGATCCTGGTGAAGAGCCGATGATTTCCCTTGACCCTCCTCCCTGGACCTGGGCCTTTCTCCCTGCAGAGGCCCTGCATTGGCTGTGGGCTTTCCACTTTGTAATGTTGACCACAAGACCTTCAAGGCACTGGTGTGGGGTGCTGTCCTGGGGACTTCTTTTTTGTCTAACTTGTACTTCCAACAAACAGCTGCCTCCAGGCCAGGAACTGTTTCTGTCCTGGCTCCTGTGGGGATGCCCTGTGTGGGAGCCATGGCCGCTGGCCTGGCCTTGCCTTTGGGATATTGTGTGTTGAGGGCTGGGGGTCATAGGTGAGCAAGACCTGTAGACCCCAGACCTGTAATTCTCAGGGCTCCACCTCTCCAAGTTTGTCTGGCCAGGGAGTGAGCAGGGACCACAGGCTGTGCTGAAGGAGGGTCTGGCTAGCTCTGCAGCCTCCATCTGCCCATTTCAGCACCTTGTCCACTTGCACTCACTGCAGAACACTCAAGACTTGGCTTCCCAATTAAACTTCACTTGCCTTCCCTCTGTCACACCTTGGTTTCTGAGGACTGCTTTTCTTGAGTCTAAAATgccctttgggggctgggaatatggcctagtggcaagagtgcttgacacgtatacatgaagccctgggttcaattccccagcaccacatatatagaaaacggccagaagtggcactgtggctcaagtggcagagtgctagccttgagcaaaaagaagccagggacagtgctcaggccctgagtccaaggcccaggaccggcaaaaaataataatgataataaataaaatggccTTTTGTCTTGGTGTGGGTTGGAAATGACTCCTGGTGCTCTTGTTGTTGCTCCTCCCTCCCTGGGAGGGCCTGGCATCTTCTGCACACACCTGTATCCTGAGGCTGGCTGGAGGTGATGGTTCATTCTCTGGGAAAGCAGCTGCATCCACCGCTTTTGGTCCTCGTGATGCCCTTTAGGACTGGGGTTACCCTAGCACCATCACTCCCTAAGCCTCAGTGCCAGGCCACATGCTTGACTATATATACCAAGAACCTGGGCTTCTCTGGCCCAAAGGGAGGGAGTAGAGTCCTTCCAGCTGGAAGAAAGGCTGGTTTGCATTGGGGCCCCCAGCTAAGCTCATCGTTTAGTCTCCTCCCTCCAGGGCCACTCAGGAGTCCACCAGCACAGCCCCATGGAGGGCCTAGGATTGGACCCTGAAGTCACCCCAAGTAAACTCCCAGTCCCATTTGCCCTTGGTCCACAGATCTTCAGCCCCTTTTGAGGCAGAGTGTGGTGGTATTTCTAGCTGGATATATGCCCCTGTGGTCAGCAGCCAGAGTGGTGGCAGCTGCATCTACAACAGCAGTTTTGAGAGGTCCTTGGGGAGGTTGCCATGGTTACATATGGTCGCTGTCATCTCCAATGCTGGGTCTCCTCCAAGTGGCAGCCCTGCTCTTAGTGGCCTGTATTCTGCCATCTGTGGGTCTGCCCCGGTGCTAGTGGGGCCAGCCATAACACCTCTGGGAGTGGAGGACCCAACTACCCACCTCCACCTCAGGCCCGGTGCTGGAG
This genomic stretch from Perognathus longimembris pacificus isolate PPM17 chromosome 23, ASM2315922v1, whole genome shotgun sequence harbors:
- the Rhot2 gene encoding mitochondrial Rho GTPase 2 isoform X1, with the translated sequence MRRDVRILLLGEAQVGKTSLILSLVGEEFPEEVPARAEEITIPADVTPEKVPTHIVDYSETEQTEEELQDEIHKANVVCVVYDVSEEATIEKIRTKWIPLVNGRTEGGPRLPIILVGNKSDLRPGSTMEAVLPIMSQFPEIETCVECSAKQLRNISELFYYAQKAVLHPTAPLYDPEAKQLRPACIQALTRIFRLSDQDLDHALSDEELNAFQKSCFGHPLAPQALEDVKRVVCKNVEGGVQDDRLTLEGFLFLNTLFIQRGRHETTWTILRRFGYSDTLELTADYLFPPLHVPPGCSTELNHCGYQFVQRVFEKHDKDRDGALSPVELQSLYSVFPMAPWVPELPHTVRTEAGRLPLHGYLCQWTLVTYLDVQSCLAHLGYLGYPTLCEQDSQAQAITVTRRKRLDQEKGQTQRSVLMCKVLGARGVGKSAFLQAFLGHSLSEASEFSAEPPVHVIDTVQVNGQEKYLILCEVSTDSLLATSLDTTCDVACLMFDGSDLRSFAHCATVYKHHYMDGQTPCLFVSSKADLPEGVAPPGLSPAEFCRRHRLPPPALFSCAGPAQPSTDIFTRLATMATFPHLVHTELHPAPFWLKGVLVAVGAAVATVFSISLYRILVKSR
- the Rhot2 gene encoding mitochondrial Rho GTPase 2 isoform X3, whose translation is MTQKPSSCGPRASRPSHASSDCRTRTWTMHLATRSSMPSRQKSCFGHPLAPQALEDVKRVVCKNVEGGVQDDRLTLEGFLFLNTLFIQRGRHETTWTILRRFGYSDTLELTADYLFPPLHVPPGCSTELNHCGYQFVQRVFEKHDKDRDGALSPVELQSLYSVFPMAPWVPELPHTVRTEAGRLPLHGYLCQWTLVTYLDVQSCLAHLGYLGYPTLCEQDSQAQAITVTRRKRLDQEKGQTQRSVLMCKVLGARGVGKSAFLQAFLGHSLSEASEFSAEPPVHVIDTVQVNGQEKYLILCEVSTDSLLATSLDTTCDVACLMFDGSDLRSFAHCATVYKHHYMDGQTPCLFVSSKADLPEGVAPPGLSPAEFCRRHRLPPPALFSCAGPAQPSTDIFTRLATMATFPHLVHTELHPAPFWLKGVLVAVGAAVATVFSISLYRILVKSR